Proteins encoded by one window of Candidatus Binataceae bacterium:
- a CDS encoding nuclear transport factor 2 family protein, translating to MDMTRIGVSRRKALESGACALAAAAGLLVAARARAGTEPSTTYEEIVRRWYRAWEKKDQGQFEALMADNFTFTSAAGDDHISKSAFKTQCWDTQVNFIDRFDLEQVFGSGNEAFVKYLCHTKNGKSFRNVEYFRLRDGKVETIECYFGGKSTFPSAVSNGS from the coding sequence AGCTTGCGCACTGGCTGCAGCGGCGGGGCTCTTGGTAGCGGCGCGGGCGCGCGCAGGTACGGAGCCGAGCACGACATACGAAGAAATTGTCCGGAGGTGGTATAGGGCATGGGAGAAAAAGGACCAGGGTCAATTTGAGGCCCTGATGGCCGACAACTTTACCTTCACGAGCGCGGCCGGCGACGACCACATCAGTAAGAGCGCTTTCAAAACGCAATGCTGGGATACACAGGTTAACTTCATCGATCGATTTGATCTGGAGCAGGTGTTCGGAAGCGGCAACGAGGCGTTTGTGAAGTATCTTTGCCACACAAAGAACGGTAAATCATTCCGGAATGTAGAGTATTTCCGGCTCAGAGACGGGAAAGTGGAGACCATTGAGTGCTACTTCGGGGGGAAATCCACCTTTCCGTCAGCAGTAAGCAACGGGAGTTAA